The Desulfuromonas versatilis genome has a segment encoding these proteins:
- the nrfA gene encoding ammonia-forming cytochrome c nitrite reductase → MRKSTLLTIVCVTVMVPMLLLGVSIKENKAAQQAINEVPKIPKLEPRSSEWGKYFPRQYETYMGTKKSDEIKDVLQGSPELVILWAGYGFSKDYNAPRGHFYMLEDNMNTLRTGAPLNPQTGPMPTPCWTCKSSDVPRLIDKKGELDFYTGKWARHGGEIVNPIGCADCHSNDTMKLTLTRDYLKRALDAEGSKPFAEATHQDMRSLVCAQCHAEYYFKDTEWTDDQGQKQVAKVVTFPWDNGMVAEDIETYYDQRNFVDWTHALSKTPMLKAQHPDYETFITGAHGKQGLSCADCHMPYVREGGVKYTNHQIGSPLDNIANTCLNCHSGTEQEFRATIAEKLARKDELSRTAMDILAKAHLEAKQAWDLGATEEEMKPALQDIRHGQWRWDYSIAGHGAFFHAPEETLRVLGSAINKGQEARIKLRAILAKYNAGDFQAPDFSTKEKAQQIIGLPYDKLVEEKQQFLNGLKQEWFKQGAEKGIYDPKSREGMELKTSYPN, encoded by the coding sequence ATGAGAAAATCAACCTTGCTGACCATCGTCTGTGTCACCGTCATGGTTCCCATGCTGCTGCTGGGCGTTTCCATCAAGGAAAACAAGGCCGCGCAGCAGGCCATCAACGAAGTGCCGAAGATTCCGAAACTGGAGCCGAGAAGCTCCGAGTGGGGCAAGTACTTCCCCCGCCAGTACGAGACCTACATGGGCACCAAGAAGAGCGACGAAATCAAGGACGTGCTCCAGGGCAGCCCGGAGCTGGTGATCCTCTGGGCCGGCTACGGCTTCTCCAAGGACTACAACGCACCTCGCGGCCACTTCTACATGCTCGAGGACAACATGAACACCCTGCGCACCGGCGCTCCCCTCAATCCCCAGACCGGCCCGATGCCGACCCCCTGCTGGACCTGCAAGTCCTCCGACGTGCCGCGGCTGATCGACAAGAAGGGCGAGCTGGACTTCTACACCGGCAAGTGGGCCCGTCACGGCGGCGAGATCGTCAACCCCATCGGCTGCGCCGACTGCCATAGCAACGACACCATGAAGCTGACCCTGACCCGCGACTACCTGAAGCGGGCCCTCGATGCCGAGGGGAGCAAGCCCTTCGCCGAGGCCACCCATCAGGACATGCGCTCGCTGGTCTGCGCCCAGTGCCATGCCGAATACTACTTCAAGGACACCGAATGGACCGACGACCAGGGTCAGAAGCAGGTCGCCAAGGTGGTCACCTTCCCCTGGGACAACGGCATGGTGGCCGAGGACATCGAGACCTACTACGACCAGCGCAACTTCGTCGACTGGACCCATGCGCTGAGCAAAACCCCCATGCTCAAGGCGCAGCATCCCGACTACGAAACCTTCATCACCGGCGCCCACGGCAAGCAGGGGCTCTCCTGCGCCGACTGCCACATGCCCTATGTGCGTGAAGGCGGGGTCAAGTACACCAACCACCAGATCGGCAGCCCGCTGGACAACATCGCCAACACCTGCCTGAACTGCCACAGCGGCACCGAGCAGGAATTCCGCGCCACCATCGCAGAGAAACTGGCCCGCAAGGACGAGCTGTCCCGCACCGCCATGGACATCCTCGCCAAGGCCCATCTCGAAGCCAAGCAGGCCTGGGACCTGGGCGCCACCGAAGAGGAAATGAAGCCCGCCCTGCAGGACATCCGTCACGGCCAGTGGCGCTGGGACTACTCCATCGCCGGCCACGGCGCCTTCTTCCACGCCCCTGAAGAAACCCTGCGGGTGCTCGGCAGCGCCATCAACAAAGGCCAGGAAGCCCGCATCAAGCTGCGCGCGATCCTCGCCAAGTACAACGCCGGCGACTTCCAGGCTCCCGACTTCTCCACCAAGGAGAAGGCCCAGCAGATCATCGGCCTGCCCTACGACAAACTGGTCGAGGAAAAGCAGCAGTTCCTCAACGGGCTGAAGCAGGAGTGGTTCAAGCAGGGTGCGGAGAAGGGGATTTACGACCCGAAATCGCGAGAAGGGATGGAGCTGAAGACCTCCTACCCCAACTGA
- the nrfH gene encoding cytochrome c nitrite reductase small subunit — protein METKKLMTYVSICAVATVIGTAAFLVNESRMLSYLSSDPKVCINCHTMNTHYATWQHSSHREEATCVDCHLPRDSFLNKMIAKSRDGFNHSLAMTLGSYGSNLRVTDDAARRIQDNCISCHQEAVSQMLANSELYQHGDADVQMGRRCWDCHREVPHGTTRNLTTAHNNLGVKEL, from the coding sequence ATGGAAACCAAAAAACTCATGACCTATGTGTCCATCTGTGCTGTGGCGACCGTCATCGGAACGGCGGCCTTCCTGGTGAATGAATCCAGGATGCTGTCGTACCTGTCGAGCGATCCGAAGGTCTGCATCAACTGTCACACGATGAACACCCATTATGCCACCTGGCAGCACAGTTCCCATCGGGAAGAGGCCACCTGTGTCGACTGCCATCTGCCGCGCGATTCTTTCCTCAACAAGATGATCGCCAAATCCAGAGACGGCTTCAACCATTCGCTGGCCATGACCCTGGGCAGCTACGGCAGCAATCTCCGGGTCACCGACGACGCGGCGCGCCGGATCCAGGACAACTGCATCTCCTGCCACCAGGAGGCCGTTTCCCAGATGCTGGCCAACAGCGAGCTCTACCAACACGGGGATGCTGACGTGCAGATGGGGCGCCGCTGCTGGGACTGCCACCGCGAGGTCCCCCACGGAACTACCAGAAACCTGACCACCGCTCATAACAACCTTGGCGTCAAAGAACTTTAA